In Halichondria panicea chromosome 13, odHalPani1.1, whole genome shotgun sequence, one genomic interval encodes:
- the LOC135346321 gene encoding protein SAND-like isoform X2 translates to MAECSEDSTEVPLYGTPTGDPEDTLTEDTVYNLLRDEDPEEFVTVDLPAEIDRSTTSQPVKSRKSRFLESFARHSSPKFQKRQKSPAGSENSGDILGTSDNHSGEESDSEEKLLSEKHLNTHARYRSPHPTDEEEQSGTVGTGDTFLTDDPHDESFPCSDMLMSMGVTGPEMSVRHSIHIGVSPADLRLSQPLSLPPADENMAKEASRSRIESTEIEQREYEDEDVESTTWCQHQKHVFVLSISGKPVYCRYGKEDKLVNIFGIMQAIVSFFQDDNDNLRSIVAGGHRFVFMCRGPLVLVSISQSGQTDTQLAIQLNYVYYQILSVLTNTQLSQRFEKKPGFDLRYLLQGSEKFIDNILNMTDRDPSFILNGIRCLSMPLSLRQSITSTISQARTKDILFAVLVADDQLVTYLRPKEYNLVPIDIHLILNLVNASMSFRSTESWTPICLPKFNDTGFLHTHVSYLPLDSPACLLLFSTDKEKFFEVQECQRKIVEKLEKSGNLAALKQAVKKSPYNVSDILHAHEVRHFLYKSRKTSCLSGPVVPAMYCGPSDRERLFTHYMFMNQRMLSSTWPTKILYHVGEKEALLGWRTTGFDLYVVFDPLISKTQGITLGNKLIQWIHKNEDKLVITTSLTF, encoded by the exons ATGGCTGAGTGTTCTGAAGACTCCACAGAGGTGCCACTGTACGGTACACCCACGGGGGACCCAGAGGACACCCTCACCGAGGACACAGT ATACAACCTGCTTCGAGACGAGGATCCTGAGGAGTTTGTTACTGTAGATCTCCCGGCAGAGATAGATCGGAGCACCACCTCTCAGCCGGTCAAGAGTCGGAAGAGCCGATTCCTCGAGAGCTTTGCACGACACTCCTCGCCAAAGTTCCAAAAGAGACAAAAATCACCGGCTGGCTCAGAAAACAGTGGAGACATCTTAGGAACCAGCGATAATCAC tcTGGAGAGGAGAGTGACTcagaggagaagctgctctcAGAGAAGCACCTCAACACTCACGCTCGCTATCGCAGTCCACATCCCACTGATGAGGAGGAGCAGTCTGGCACAGTTGGGACAG GTGACACTTTTCTGACTGATGACCCGCACGATGAATCCTTCCCTTGTTCTGACATGCTCATGTCAATGGGTGTGACTGGGCCTGAAATGTCCGTCCGTCACAGCATACACATCGGAGTGTCCCCTGCGGATCTACGACTCTCACAACCTTTGAGCCTGCCCCCTGCCGATGAGAATATGGCCAAGG aggcCTCTAGATCTCGAATAGAAAGCACTGAAATTGAACAAAGAGAGTATGAGGATGAAG ATGTGGAATCGACAACCTGGTGTCAGCATCAAAAGCATGTATTTGTCCTGAGCATATCTGGAAAGCCTGTGTACTGTCGCTATGGCAAAGAGGATAAGCTGGTCAACATATTTGGCATCATGCAAGCCATAGTGTCCTTTTTCCAAGACGACAATGATAATCTACGGAGCATAGTGGCTGGTGGTCATCGCTTTGTGTTTATGTGTCGTGGTCCTCTTGTCCTAGTGTCCATATCTCAGAGTGGTCAAACGGACACACAG ctagccATTCAACTGAACTATGTCTACTACCAGATTCTGAGTGTTCTCACTAACACACAACTCTCCCAGCGGTTTGAGAAGAAGCCTGGCTTTGACCTCCGTTACTTGCTACAAGGCTCAGAAAAGTTCATTGACAACATCCTCAACATGACAGACAGGGATCCATCCTTCATTCTCAATGGG ATACGATGCCTCTCGATGCCTCTTTCTCTGAGACAGTCCATCACCAGCACCATCAGTCAGGCCAGAACAAAG GACATCCTCTTTGCTGTGCTAGTGGCTGATGATCAACTGGTGACCTACCTCAGACCCAAGGAATACAACCTAGTACCCATAG ATATCCACCTAATCCTAAACCTTGTGAATGCTTCAATGAGCTTCCGATCGACTGAGAGCTGGACTCCCATCTGTCTGCCCAAATTCAACGACACCGGCTTCCTCCACACCCATGTCTCCTACCTTCCCCTCGACTCCCCCGCTTGTTTGCTTCTCTTCTCAACAGACAAAGAGAAGTTCTTTGAAGTGCAGGAATGCCAGAGGAAGATTGTTGAG AAACTTGAAAAGAGTGGCAATCTTGCGGCTTTGAAGCAAGCTGTGAAGAAGTCTCCGTACAATGTCAGTG ATATTCTTCATGCTCATGAGGTCAGACATTTCTTGTATAAATCTCGTAAGACGTCCTGTCTCTCTGGTCCTGTTGTCCCGGCGATGTACTGTGGCCCTAGTGACAGGGAGCGACTGTTCACGCACTACATGTTCATGAATCAACGAATGCTCTCGTCCACCTGGCCCACCAAGATACTGTACCATGTGGGGGAGAAGGAGGCGCTCCTCGGATGG AGGACAACTGGGTTTGACCTCTACGTTGTGTTTGATCCCCTCATCTCCAAGACACAGGGCATCACCCTTGGCAACAAGCTCATACAgtggatacat AAAAATGAAGACAAGTTAGTCATAACGACGTCCCTCACCTTCTAG
- the LOC135346321 gene encoding protein SAND-like isoform X1, with product MAECSEDSTEVPLYGTPTGDPEDTLTEDTVYNLLRDEDPEEFVTVDLPAEIDRSTTSQPVKSRKSRFLESFARHSSPKFQKRQKSPAGSENSGDILGTSDNHSGEESDSEEKLLSEKHLNTHARYRSPHPTDEEEQSGTVGTGDTFLTDDPHDESFPCSDMLMSMGVTGPEMSVRHSIHIGVSPADLRLSQPLSLPPADENMAKEASRSRIESTEIEQREYEDEDVESTTWCQHQKHVFVLSISGKPVYCRYGKEDKLVNIFGIMQAIVSFFQDDNDNLRSIVAGGHRFVFMCRGPLVLVSISQSGQTDTQLAIQLNYVYYQILSVLTNTQLSQRFEKKPGFDLRYLLQGSEKFIDNILNMTDRDPSFILNGIRCLSMPLSLRQSITSTISQARTKDILFAVLVADDQLVTYLRPKEYNLVPIDIHLILNLVNASMSFRSTESWTPICLPKFNDTGFLHTHVSYLPLDSPACLLLFSTDKEKFFEVQECQRKIVEKLEKSGNLAALKQAVKKSPYNVSDILHAHEVRHFLYKSRKTSCLSGPVVPAMYCGPSDRERLFTHYMFMNQRMLSSTWPTKILYHVGEKEALLGWRTTGFDLYVVFDPLISKTQGITLGNKLIQWIHVHSIYETLEALKSSWYFVKSLPFI from the exons ATGGCTGAGTGTTCTGAAGACTCCACAGAGGTGCCACTGTACGGTACACCCACGGGGGACCCAGAGGACACCCTCACCGAGGACACAGT ATACAACCTGCTTCGAGACGAGGATCCTGAGGAGTTTGTTACTGTAGATCTCCCGGCAGAGATAGATCGGAGCACCACCTCTCAGCCGGTCAAGAGTCGGAAGAGCCGATTCCTCGAGAGCTTTGCACGACACTCCTCGCCAAAGTTCCAAAAGAGACAAAAATCACCGGCTGGCTCAGAAAACAGTGGAGACATCTTAGGAACCAGCGATAATCAC tcTGGAGAGGAGAGTGACTcagaggagaagctgctctcAGAGAAGCACCTCAACACTCACGCTCGCTATCGCAGTCCACATCCCACTGATGAGGAGGAGCAGTCTGGCACAGTTGGGACAG GTGACACTTTTCTGACTGATGACCCGCACGATGAATCCTTCCCTTGTTCTGACATGCTCATGTCAATGGGTGTGACTGGGCCTGAAATGTCCGTCCGTCACAGCATACACATCGGAGTGTCCCCTGCGGATCTACGACTCTCACAACCTTTGAGCCTGCCCCCTGCCGATGAGAATATGGCCAAGG aggcCTCTAGATCTCGAATAGAAAGCACTGAAATTGAACAAAGAGAGTATGAGGATGAAG ATGTGGAATCGACAACCTGGTGTCAGCATCAAAAGCATGTATTTGTCCTGAGCATATCTGGAAAGCCTGTGTACTGTCGCTATGGCAAAGAGGATAAGCTGGTCAACATATTTGGCATCATGCAAGCCATAGTGTCCTTTTTCCAAGACGACAATGATAATCTACGGAGCATAGTGGCTGGTGGTCATCGCTTTGTGTTTATGTGTCGTGGTCCTCTTGTCCTAGTGTCCATATCTCAGAGTGGTCAAACGGACACACAG ctagccATTCAACTGAACTATGTCTACTACCAGATTCTGAGTGTTCTCACTAACACACAACTCTCCCAGCGGTTTGAGAAGAAGCCTGGCTTTGACCTCCGTTACTTGCTACAAGGCTCAGAAAAGTTCATTGACAACATCCTCAACATGACAGACAGGGATCCATCCTTCATTCTCAATGGG ATACGATGCCTCTCGATGCCTCTTTCTCTGAGACAGTCCATCACCAGCACCATCAGTCAGGCCAGAACAAAG GACATCCTCTTTGCTGTGCTAGTGGCTGATGATCAACTGGTGACCTACCTCAGACCCAAGGAATACAACCTAGTACCCATAG ATATCCACCTAATCCTAAACCTTGTGAATGCTTCAATGAGCTTCCGATCGACTGAGAGCTGGACTCCCATCTGTCTGCCCAAATTCAACGACACCGGCTTCCTCCACACCCATGTCTCCTACCTTCCCCTCGACTCCCCCGCTTGTTTGCTTCTCTTCTCAACAGACAAAGAGAAGTTCTTTGAAGTGCAGGAATGCCAGAGGAAGATTGTTGAG AAACTTGAAAAGAGTGGCAATCTTGCGGCTTTGAAGCAAGCTGTGAAGAAGTCTCCGTACAATGTCAGTG ATATTCTTCATGCTCATGAGGTCAGACATTTCTTGTATAAATCTCGTAAGACGTCCTGTCTCTCTGGTCCTGTTGTCCCGGCGATGTACTGTGGCCCTAGTGACAGGGAGCGACTGTTCACGCACTACATGTTCATGAATCAACGAATGCTCTCGTCCACCTGGCCCACCAAGATACTGTACCATGTGGGGGAGAAGGAGGCGCTCCTCGGATGG AGGACAACTGGGTTTGACCTCTACGTTGTGTTTGATCCCCTCATCTCCAAGACACAGGGCATCACCCTTGGCAACAAGCTCATACAgtggatacatgtacatagtataTACGAAACTTTGGAGGCATTAAAAAGTTCATGGTATTTTGTAAAGAGCTTGCCCTTTATTTAG
- the LOC135346324 gene encoding flap endonuclease GEN-like, with protein sequence MGVRELWTVLAPVKEELPLSSLAGKKIAVDLSGWVCQASSIPSLKPHLRHVFVRVLRLCREGVRLVVVLDGEAIPLKWAAMDTRARAMGRGGRQRTTGQRSIFNRLIKECKDLLDLLGVPYLQSVGEAEALCGLLNKEGLVDGVLTQDGDAFLYGATVVYKDLSVTDSTVDCYTASRMETELGLTRRDLVSLALLIGCDYCPQGVPGVGQAAALKFIASGKPHDSLDVLRKFSGSNEGSEGKVQRLSRGVPGFPNEDIIKEFMVSRDRLPSGDHLSWLIPLVQDIQLFFKRQLEWPVESTCTKARVLLTRWVMSRKSSDLEMKTRNGQKCSIHPTCIIKERREKKVACFEVKWNAQHRLAGNVEEFCDDLTTVEFNTIEKAQIFESAYPEVCESFELAKLEKQKAKKKGKSKGKKPTPLESPSKLSQSILEDQFSPKSENMKPLTSDELTASHSINSKSEHSPTLISLTHREPSLCTPSTPPQSTASSSVTAPSLLSHPMSVIQVDSSDSDDEPSLTERLQLHKHKHQQVTHTTVPLDTTLSATRSSPILSSTSIPENYLPTQFQTRCSSDEEELPLFSRLRKSPIKVSETAPTVTAKAQVQLDSYFHQKKSTTQSKKKSRPNGGSKDEPILID encoded by the exons ATGGGTGTACGGGAGCTATGGACGGTGCTGGCTCCTGTCAAAGAAGAGCTACCCCTCTCCTCACTAGCAGGAAAAAAAATTGCCGTGGATCTAAGCGGCTGGGTCTGTCAAGCTAGCTCCATTCCAAG TCTGAAGCCACACCTACGTCATGTGTTTGTGCGGGTGTTGCGTCTCTGCCGTGAGGGAGTACGGTTGGTGGTGGTCCTGGACGGGGAAGCCATACCACTCAAGTGGGCCGCCATGGATACCAGAGCTCGAGCTATGGGACGAGGGGGCAGACAAAGAACAACAGGACAGCGATCCATTTTCAATAGGCTCATTAAAGAA TGTAAGGATCTGCTGGATCTGCTGGGGGTCCCCTACTTGCAGAGTGTGGGGGAGGCGGAGGCCCTCTGTGGCTTGCTCAACAAAGAGGGG CTAGTGGACGGAGTGCTGACTCAGGATGGAGATGCCTTCCTGTACGGAGCCACTGTTGTCTACAAGGATCTCAGTGTTACc GACTCCACTGTGGACTGCTACACTGCATCTCGTATGGAGACAGAGCTTGGACTGACCAGAAGGGACCTCGTCTCTCTTGCCCTCCTCATCGGCTGTGATTACTGCCCTCAGGGTGTGCCTGGAGTGGGTCAAGCAGCTGCTCTCAAGTTCATCGCCTCCGGCAAACCACACGACAGTCTTGATGTTTTGAGGAAGTTTTCCGGCTCCAATGAGGGGTCAGAGGGTAAAGTTCAAAG ACTGTCAAGGGGCGTACCTGGCTTTCCTAATGAAGACATCATCAAAGAGTTCATGGTGTCCAGAGACAGATTACCCTCTGGAGACCATCTCTCATGGCTAATACCACTAGTCCAAGACATTCAG CTTTTTTTTAAGAGGCAATTGGAATGGCCAGTGGAGAGCACTTGTACAAAGGCCCGTGTGCTATTGACTCGTTGGGTCATGAGCAGGAAGAGCTCTGATCTCGAGATGAAGACAAGAAACGGACAAAAATGCTCCATTCATCCAACTTG CATTATCAAAGAGAGGAGAGAGAAGAAAGTTGCCTGCTTTGAAGTCAAGTGGAATGCACAACACAGACTGGCTGGGAATG TGGAGGAATTTTGTGATGACCTCACTACCGTAGAGTTTAATACCATCGAGAAGGCACAG ATATTTGAAAGTGCGTATCCTGAAGTCTGTGAGAGCTTTGAGCTAGCAAAACTTGAGAAACAGAAAGCCAAAAAAAAAGGAAAATCGAAAG GCAAAAAACCAACCCCACTGGAAAGCCCCTCGAAATTATCTCAGtctatccttgaagatcaGTTCTCCCCCAAAAGCGAAAACATGAAGCCATTGACCTCAGATGAACTTACTGCAAGTCACAGTATCAATTCCAAATCCGAACATTCTCCTACGCTGATATCTCTTACTCATAGAGAGCCCTCACTTTGTACACCTTCAACACCCCCACAGTCAACAGCCAGTAGTTCAGTAACCGcaccctccctcctctcacaccCCATGTCAGTCATCCAGGTGGACTCCTCAGACAGCGATGATGAACCCTCACTCACAGAGAGATTACAACTCCACAAACACAAGCATCAACAAGTAACACATACAACTGTTCCGTTGGACACCACCCTTTCAGCTACTCGATCATCACCTATCCTCTCAAGCACTTCCATTCCAGAGAATTATCTACCCACTCAGTTCCAAACCAGATGCAGTTCAGATGAAGAAGAGTTACCATTGTTTTCAAGACTAAGAAAAAGCCCTATTAAAGTGTCTGAAACTGCTCCCACTGTTACTGCAAAAGCTCAGGTACAGCTGGACTCTTATTTTCACCAGAAGAAATCTACTACACAGTCAAAGAAAAAGTCTAGGCCTAATGGTGGCTCGAAAGACGAACCTATCCTCATTGACTGA
- the LOC135346331 gene encoding uncharacterized protein LOC135346331 — protein sequence MSTGFLSIIVLLALGLAEARILHNNPVNQLQKIPRITRDAECSNENLNSIFQSCQESLIPESSGSIARQFCGSSCKDEIASYASSCSHTSFSVNITGTCLVNNNHPQCVFAVILIRPGVLSCRASAVSSNNELSTVPINPSIPPICSLYSTYNSTGEYFQIEFDSVLMRPTIQPPLSPPWSNCSHYYEDFGHPVSTEDEHNVIAEIECSQSQLDVIIKDCEEAVKPVNNSNISQRFCGGTCRTQISAYAASCNMTYFSLNITGSCQTNLTDTQCIFAVVLIRPGISVCSATSVTDDNNLIAALQTDTTLDSCCILHSSVNTTGEFYEVQPDPLTGTPLVQPPLMPPWESCSAYTELTCNAVTTTMSTTATHQPTARATTPPKPVSTTTELGLPPSSDSASSMHPSFHVLFYVFIFIFILSVL from the coding sequence ATGTCTACAGGTTTTCTATCGATTATTGTACTGCTTGCATTGGGCTTGGCAGAAGCAAGAATACTTCACAATAATCCCGTCAACCAACTTCAAAAAATCCCGAGGATCACCAGAGACGCAGAATGCTCCAATGAAAACCTTAACTCCATCTTCCAAAGTTGCCAGGAGAGTCTGATCCCCGAAAGTAGTGGCTCAATTGCAAGACAATTCTGTGGCAGCTCTTGCAAAGATGAAATAGCCAGCTATGCAAGTTCCTGTAGCCACACTAGTTTCAGCGTCAACATCACAGGTACTTGCTTGGTGAACAACAACCACCCTCAGTGTGTATTCGCCGTCATTTTAATCAGACCAGGAGTTTTGTCATGCAGAGCATCAGCTGTCAGCAGCAACAACGAGCTAAGTACAGTACCCATCAACCCAAGTATTCCACCTATTTGCTCTTTGTATTCTACCTACAATTCAACAGGAGAGTACTTTCAGATTGAGTTTGACTCTGTTCTCATGCGACCTACCATTCAACCACCTCTTTCTCCACCTTGGAGCAATTGCAGCCACTACTACGAAGATTTTGGCCATCCAGTATCTACAGAGGATGAGCACAACGTTATCGCTGAGATTGAGTGCTCCCAAAGCCAATTGGACGTCATAATAAAAGACTGTGAAGAAGCTGTAAAGCCAGTTAATAATAGCAACATCTCACAACGATTTTGTGGAGGAACTTGCCGAACTCAAATATCTGCATATGCAGCCTCTTGTAATATGACCTACTTCAGTCTAAACATCACAGGATCATGCCAAACAAAtctaacagacacacagtgcATATTTGCTGTTGTTTTGATAAGACCAGGAATCTCTGTATGTTCAGCTACCAGTGTGACAGATGACAACAACTTAATAGCTGCTCTACAAACAGACACAACATTAGATTCGTGCTGCATTTTGCATTCATCGGTAAACACCACTGGTGAATTCTACGAAGTACAACCTGACCCCCTAACAGGAACCCCCCTCGTCCAACCCCCCTTGATGCCACCCTGGGAGAGTTGCAGTGCCTACACAGAACTTACATGTAACGCTGTGACCACAACGATGAGCACTACAGCCACTCACCAGCCTACAGCCAGAGCTACCACTCCTCCAAAGCCTGTCTCGACTACAACTGAACTAGGTCTACCACCTTCATCAGACTCAGCCTCATCCATGCACCCATCATTTCATGTACTGTTTTATGTTTTCATTTTCATATTCATTCTCAGTGTTTTATAA